The sequence below is a genomic window from Actinokineospora baliensis.
AGGCGTTGACCCAGGCCGGTTTCGAGCCGGTGGACGGCCCCCAGGAGTTCTCGGCGGACGTCGAGAGCGGCCGCGTGGTGCGCACGGACCCGGGCGCGGGCGCGAAGATCGAGGCCTCCGCCGCCAAGCGCGTGTCCGTTGTGGTCTCCTCGGCCGTGACGGTCCCCGACCTCTCCCAGCGACCGGTGGCCGAGGCGCAGGCAATGCTGCAGCAACTGGGCCTGACCCTGGAACTGCAGCCCTTCTCCAACCCCAACGGCCGCGTGTTCAGCCAGGGACCCCCTGCGGGCACCAAGGTCCGCAAGGGCGACAAGGTCACGGTCTTCGCCTGGTAGGCCGCAGGAAGCGCAAGCCGCGAACCTGTTGGGGGATACCGCCATCGGGCCGGAGCGGGTGACACACGCGGCGAGCTCCGCGGTGCACCGGCAGAGGCACTGCGCTGGCGACCGCTACGTGCTCGAGGAGCTGCGCGCCACCGGCCGCCCGCTCGCCGACCTGGCAGGCCGAGGCGCGGTCGGCAACACCGCGGGCACCATCGCCGCAGCGCCCAACGGTTCGGCACCGTCTTCGCCTGGTAGGCCTCAAGAAACCGATGGCGGTGCCTCCCCCCGGGGAGACACCGCCATCGGCCGTACCGCGGGTCAGGAGCGGAGCATCTCCGCGACCAGGAACGCCAACTCCAGCGACTGCTGCGTGTTCAGCCGCGGGTCGCAGGCCGTTTCGTAGCGGCCTGCCAGGTCGGCGTCCGAGATCTCCTGGGCGCCGCCCAGGCACTCGGTGACGTCTTCGCCGGTGAGTTCGACGTGGATGCCGCCGGGGTGGGTGCCGAGGCGGCGGTGGACCTCGAAGAAGCCCTGGACCTCGTCGACGATGCGGTCGAAGTGGCGGGTCTTGTAGCCGGTGGACGATTCGTGGGTGTTGCCGTGCATCGGGTCGCACTGCCAGATGACGCGGTGGCCGGAGGCCTCGACCTTCTCCACGATGGCCGGGAGGACCTCGCGGACCTTGCCGTTGCCCATGCGGCTGATCAGGGTCAGCCGTCCCGGTTCGTTGCGCGGGTCGAGGCGGTGGACGTACTCGACGGCCATCTCGGGGGTGGTCGTCGGGCCGATCTTGAGGCCGATGGGGTTGGACAGCAGTTCGGCGAAGGCGATGTGGGCACCGTCGAGTTGGCGGGTGCGCTCGCCGATCCACAGGAAGTGCGCGGAGAGGTCGTAGAGCTTGGCCTCGGGGCCCGCGTTGTCCATCCGCAGCAGGGCCCGCTCGTAGTCCAGCAGCAGCGCCTCGTGGCTGGCGTACACCTCGACGCTGTGCAGCGACGAGTCCTCGACGCCGCAGGCCTGCATGAAGCGCAGGCCCCGGTCGATCTCGGTGGCCAGCGCCTCGTAGCGCTCCCCGGCTGGCGAGGTGCGGACGAAGTCGCGGTTCCAGTCGTGGACCTTGGTGAGGTCGGCCATGCCCGCGCCGGTCAACGCGCGCAACAGGTTCATCGCGGCGCCCGCGTTGGCGTAGGCGCGCACCATCCGGGACGGGTCGGCGACCCTGGCCTCCGGCGTGGCGACCAGCGAGTTGACGATGTCGCCCCGGTAGACCGGGAGGCCGAGGGCGTCGGTCTTGTTGGAGCGCGGCTTGGCGTACTGCCCGGCGATCCGGCCGACCTTGACCACCGGCAGGCTGGCCCCGTAGGTGAGCACGACGGCCATCTGCAGCAGGGTGCGGATGTTGCCGCGGATGTGCGGTTCGGTGTTGTCGGCGAAGGTCTCGGCGCAGTCGCCGCCCTGCAGCAGGAAGGCCCTGCCGTGGGCGACCTCGGCCAGCCGCTTGTGCAGCCGGTCGATCTCGGCGGGCACGGTGATCGGCGGGACGCTCTCCAGCAGGGTGCGCACCTGGCGCACCTGCTCGCCGTCGGGCCACTCCGGTTGCTGGGCGGCGGGCAGGGACAGGGCGGCGTCGAGTCGGGTGCGCAGAGCGGGCGGCAGCGGTGGCAGTTCCGGGAGGGTGTCCACCGGCACGTCGACGGTCCAGTTCACCGCACCAGACTACGAGTTCGGGCAACCGCGTTGGGCGGCGGGAGGAATATTTCACCGCGTCTTCCACCTGGCGGAAAAACGTAACAGGGGTGGGCATGGCCAATTGCGCGCGGCACGATGCGCCGGTGACCCCACCGCAACCCCACTCGACCCCAGCGCTGGACCCCGAAACGGCGAGTCGGTTGGTCGACACCGCGTTGGCCAACATCGGCCGCGACTACCCAGTGCACTGGGTACACGTGATCGACTCCCCCGCCGACCTGGTGCCGCAGCGCGCACTGCACCCGATCTTCGCCGGGTCGCTCGACTGGCACTCCTGCGTGCACCAGACCTGGCTCGCCGTCCGCCTCCTGCGGTCGTTCCCGCAGGTCAGCGCGGCTACGACGACCACTCTCGACGCGTTGATCACCGGGGAGTCCGCGACCGTCGAGGCCGAGTTCTTCGGCACGCCGAACGGGTCGTTCTGGGAGCGGCCCTACGGCTGGGCGTGGCTGTTGCTGTTGGACGCCGAGTGCAGAGCCTGGCCGGGCGGCGCGCGCTGGGCCGAGGCGCTGCTGCCGCTGGTCACGGCGGTGCGGACGCGGTGGTTGGACTGGTTGGGCCTGTCGAGGTGGCCGATCCGGGTCGGCACCCACACCAACACCGCGTTCGCCCTGTCGCTGGCGCTCGACGCCGCCCGCGCGACCGGCGACACCGGCCTCGAGACCGCCTGCACGGCCGCCACCAGGCGGTTCTACCTCGCTGACCGCGACTACGGCGGGTTCGAGCCGAGCGCGGCCGATTTCCTGTCCCCCGCGCTGACCGAGGCCGATCTGGTGCGCCGGGTGCTGCCGCCGGAGGAGTTCGCGGGCTGGCTCGACGCGTTCCTCCCGGACCTGGCCGGGCCCCGCTGGACCGACCTGCGCCACCCCGTCCCGGTGGACGACCCGACCGACCCGCACGGCTCCCACCTGGCCGGACTCGCCCTGTCGCGGGCGTGGGCCTGGCGCGGCGTCGCCGAGTCGCTGCCCCGCGGCCACCGCTACGTCGAGCTCGCGGCCGACGCGGCCGGACTCCACCGGGAGGCCGGGTGGCGGTACGTGTTCGGGTTCGGTTACGCCGCCGAGCACTGGCTCGGTGCTTTCGCGGCCTACCTCGACATCGGCGCTGTGGCTTAAAGCTCGTCGAGATAGTCGTTCAGGTGCGCTATTGACTGCCCCTGTCTCAGGTGGCCAATAGCGATCAACGGCGACATAGACCGGCACCACCGTTCAAGGCGCTCGGGTGAGAGGGAGGTCACCGAAATGAGGTCCGCTAATCGCACGGAAACGTCCGATTCCCCGAGGAGGTAATCGACCGCGTCGAACTCCGGTTCGCCGAGGGTCCCGTACGGGTCGATCACCACGACCCCGCGCGGACCCGCGTCGAGCAGGTTGTCCCGGTGCAGGTCGCCGTGCAGCAGCACCGGGGCCGCCTGGGTGGCGACCAGCTCGTCGGCCAGGACCCTGGCGCGGCGCAGGTGTTCGGCGGTGACCGGGCCGAGCGGGGTGAACCTCGGGAAGAAGTTGGCCACCCCGGCACCCAGGTCGGTGCGGGCGTGCCGTGCCGGGTCGGGCACGGCGTGCAGGTCGCGCAGCAGCGCGGCGAACCGGTCGGGGTCGGGCCAGCGGGGCTCGCCGTCGACCAGTTCCATCAGGACGGCGCCCGCGCCTGCCTCGACGATCTCCGGCGACCGGGACCCGTAGAGCCGCATGAGCCGCACCTGCTCGTCGAGGACAGCCGGGTCCGGCGACACCTTGAGCACCAGTGGTGTCCCGGCCCGGCTCACCCGCAGCGTCACCGCGGAGTTGCCGTCGGCGAACGGCTCGCCCAGGGCCAAGCCCCAGGTCGAGGCCAGCCCGTCGAGCAAGCGCGGCAACTCTGCCAGCCATGGCCGCACGGACTCGCCATAGCGGCGGATCATCCGCTGCTCCACGGTCACAGCGCGGGCCTGCGGGTCGCCCAGGGGCGGACTCCCTCGAACTGCGCGGACAACGACAGCAGCAGCCGCTCGGCCCCCGGTTGCCCGATGAGCTGCACGCCGACCGGCAGTCCTCGGTTGTCGTGGCCGACCGGGAGCGCCGCGACCGGGTAGCCGAGCACATTCCAGGTGGGGAAGTACGGGATGCGCGCGGTGACCCCGAGCCAGGTCGAGATCAGGTTCGCGCTCCGGAAGAGCCCGACCTCCGGCGGGTTGCGGGTCCAGGCGGGCTGCAGGACCACGTCGTGGCGGGAGGTGAAGCCCGCCATCCGCGCGTGCAGGTCGGCCTCGGCGTCGCGCGCCCAGCGCAGGACCCGGTCCGGGACGCGGCTCCCGATCGCGGCGATGTGCCGGGTACGTGCTTCTAGCCACTGCGGGTGCGGCAACCGGGCAACGTCTTCGGCGACCCCGCGCAGGTATCGGATGACGAACTGCGGCGTCGGCCGGACACCCAGCGGCGGATCTGCCTCTATGACCCGGTGGCCAAGAGAGCGCAGCGTCGCAGCGGCATCCAGGACGGCCTTACGCCACGCAGGGGCCAGCTTGGGCACGCCGAGCGGGGTCCGCCAAGAGAGAGCGACACGGGTAGGCTCGGGGACAGAGTCGACCGCGGACCGGAAACCCCGGGTGTCAGCCAGCGCGTCGAGCATGAGACCGACGTCCGCGACCCGCCTTCCCAGCGGGCCGATGGTGGAAAGCCCCTGCCAACCCTCGGGTTTCGGGGCCGTGGAGATAAGACCCCGCGTGGTCTTAAGAGCGAATACCCCGCATGCGGTCGCGGGGATGCGGATCGACCCGCCACCGTCGGAGCCGGTCGCGGCACCAACGATGCCCGCAGCGATCGCGGCGGCGGACCCACCAGAAGAACCGCCCGGGGTGTACGCCGGATGCCACGGGTTGCGGGTGGCGCCGCCGGTCTTGGACTCGGTGAACGGCCACAAGCACCGCTCCGGGGTGCGGGTGTGCCCCACGATCACCGCCCCGGCCGCGCGCAGGTTCGCCACGGCCGCACTGTCCTGTTCGGCCACCGGGAACTGCGGACGCCCACCCTGCGCGGTGAAGTCACCCACCACGTCCAGGTCGTCCTTGACCGCGACGGGCACACCGAGCAGCGGCAGCCGCTCCCCGGCTTCAAGGCGGGTCTGCGCCGCCGCCGCGGCCTCCCTGGCGCAGTCGGCGTAGACCGTGCGGAAGATGTTGAGCGTCCCGGCCAGGTGGTCCGCCCGCCGCAACACCAGCTCCAGCAACTCGGGCGCGGTGACCCAGCCGTCGCGCAACGCCCGCGCCTGGGCGTCGGCACCGGCCCAGAGCAGTTCGTCCATGAACGCACCCTAGCCGCAGATCGCGCCTCAGTTCAGTGCCGCGACACCCGCGTTGAGCAGCGACGCGAACAGGATCCAGGCCAGGTACGGCACCAGCAGCCACGCCGCCACCCGGTGCGTCCGGCGAAACCGCACGATGGTGGCGACCACGGCGACGTCGAGCAGCAGGATCACCGCGAACGCGGGCCACAGCCAGCGCAGCGCGAAGAAGGCGGGCGTCCAGGCCAGGTTCAGCGCCAGCTGCACCCCCCAGATGCCCAGGGCCGACCGGTCGCCGCGCCGCCAGACAAGCCACGCGGCGACCGCGATCAGCCCGTAGAGCACCGTCCACACCGGACCGAACAGCCAGTTCGGCGGGGTGAACCAGGGTTTGTCGGCACTGGCGTACCAGCCGCGGACGTTGTCCAGCGTGGCCAGCGACCCCAGCGCGGCGACCCCGTAGCTGAGCACGCCGAAGCCGAGGAGCGCGAGCCAGTCCTTCGAACGGGTGACCATGGACCTAGTCCACCGCAGCAGGCACGACCCCACAACTCGAAACTCAGCCTGCTGAACAATCGGCCTAGCCGAAGAAGACCTCGGCTGCGCCCACTGAAGACCTCCCGCTGCGGGGGCGACGTGTCCCTAGCCGAAGAAGACCTCGGCTTCGGAGTACCGCTCCAGCGGCACCGTCTTGAGCTCCGCCGTGGCCTCGGCCAGCTTGACCCGGACGATGTCGGTGCCCTTGAGCGCCACCATCACCCCGAAGTCGCCGTCGGCCACCGCGTCCACCGCGTGCAGGCCGAACCGGGTCGCCAGCACCCGGTCGTAGGCCGTGGGGGTGCCGCCGCGCTGGGTGTGGCCGAGCACGACCGCGCGCGACTCCTTGCCGGTCTTGGCCGCGATCTCCTCGGCCAGCCAGGTGCCGATCCCGCCGAGGCGGACGTGCCCGAAGGCGTCCTTCTCCCCGGTCAGCAGCACCTCGTTGCCGCCCTCGGGCAGCGCGCCCTCGGCGACCACGATGATCGGGGCGTACTGCCGCTCGAAGCGGCGCTCCACCCACTCGATCACCTTCGCCACGCTGAACTCGCGCTCGGGCACCAGGATCACGTTCGCGCCGCCCGCCAGGCCGGAGTGCAGCGCGATCCAGCCCGCGTGCCTGCCCATGACCTCGACGACCAGCGCCCGGTGGTGCGACTCTGCGGTGGTGCGCAGCCGGTCGATGGCCTCGGTCGCGATGTGCACCGCGGTGTCGAAGCCGAAGGTGTAGTCGGTGGCGCCGAGGTCGTTGTCGATGGTCTTGGGCACGCCGACCACGCCGACGCCGTCGTCGGTCAGCCGCTTCGCCACGCCGAGGGTGTCCTCGCCGCCGATGGCGATCAGCGCGTCGACGCCGTGCTCGGCCAGGACCGCCTTGATCCGGTCGACGCCGCCGTCCACCTTGTACGGGTTGGTGCGCGACGAGCCGAGGATGGTGCCGCCGCGGGTGAGGATGTCCTCGACGTCGTCGAGGCCGATCGGCTTCAGGTCGCCCTCGAGCGGGCCCTTCCAGCCGTTGCGGAACCCGACGACGTCCCAGCCGTGGCCCTCGATCCCCTTGCGCACGACCGCCCGGATGACCGCGTTGAGACCGGGGCAGTCGCCGCCCCCGGTGAGTACGCCGACCCGCATGACTACCGACCTTCCCCGCGCGCGCCCGTGATGACCACCACGGCTGACGGGTCAAGCCTGCCGGCAACTGAATCGGTATAGCAAGGTCGCGACGGCGGTTACTGGCCGTTGCGCATCCGCCACCGCTCGTCGATCACCCGCCACCGGACGAGGTTGTGCCTGGCATCGGCGAGCGCGTCGTGCGCGTCGTCGGGGGGCGGCGGCAGGGTCGGCTTGCCGACGTCCTCCCAGCGCTGGCGCAGCTCGCGGGTGAACCTGGGGATCGACCGGGGCAGCGCGGGCATGGCGCCCCACAGCTGGCCGATCGCGACGTGGTCGTAGGCGCCGAACCAGGCCCACAGCTCGATCTTGTCCTTGGCCCGCGGCGGGGTGAGGAACTCCAGCAGCCTGCGGCGCAGCTCCGCGCGGTCGCACCAGGACTTGTCGGCGGGCGGCGGGAGCTTGTCGAGCACGTTGGCCCGCACCCACGGGCCCGCCTTGTCCGGGTCGAACTCGGTGGACACCGCGTAGAACTCGCGGCCGTCCTCGTCGACGACACCGATCGACACCAGGTCGATGGTCGTTCCGTCCTCGATGAACTCGGTGTCGTAGAAGTAACGCACCGACCAAGCCTAGGTCACCGGGGTTCGGTGGATACTGATCGACATGCGCACACGGGCACTGGTGACCGTGCTGGTCGCCACACTTGTCGCGGCCGGTTGCGCCGGATCGGACGGTCCGGCGCCGCTCGCGCTGACCAAGGTGGACCTGCCGGGGGCGCCGGTGACGCTGACGCCGTCGGGCACCGGTCTGCTGATCGGCCTGCACCGCGACGGCCAACCGGTGGTGCCCGCGCTGGTGCGCCGGGACGAGTCCGGGGCCGTCACCGAGATCCCGACGACGACCGCGACCCCCTACGGCAAGCTCGCCCGCTGGACCCAGATCGCGGTCGAGGGCGACCGGCTGTTCGCCGTCGGCGGCGAGCGCGGCGGCGCCCACGGCAACGTCCGCTGGAGCGTCTGGGACGGCGGGTCCGGCGGGCTCACCGAGAAGCGCCAGGCGTTCAGCACCTTCGGCGGCTACGGCGCGGGCGACCTGGTCGGCGTCGTGACCACCCCGGCTGGCCCGGTCGTGCTCGGCGGCTGGGACAACCCCAACGGCGGCTTCGACGTCGCCACCTGGCTCCCCTCGGGTGACGACTGGATCAGGCAGCCGTCCGCGGGCACCGCCCTGGAAGCCTCCCGCGACGCGCTCCCCTTCCCCATCGCCGCCACCGCCCTGGCCGACGGCATCCTCATAGTCGGCTGGCAATTCGCCGACGGCAGGGAACAGCCCGTCACCTGGCGCTCGAAGTCCGGCAACACCGGCTGGACCAAGATCCCCCTGCCCACCCCGCCCACCGCCCGCGGCGCCGCGATGTCGGTCTCCTGCACAGGCACGGACTGCGTGGCCGCTGGCCGCCTGGACGGATCCCTGGCCCTCTGGCGCCTCACCGCCGACACCTGGACCCAACTCCCGGACGTCCCCACCTTCCCGGTGTCCGACACAGACGTCCTACCCGCACCCGTGCTGGCGGCTGACGGCTCCGTGATCCAACTCATCGGCACCCCGGACGGCCTCAAAGCCCTCCGCCGCACCGCGACCACCTGGACCACCCACCCCACCACCACCCCCGGCAAACCCACAGCGGCCACCACCGTGGGCACCACCCTCTACACAGTGGTCGACGACGCCCTGTGGACCCTGGACCTGACCAAACTGCACTGATCAGACCCGGGTGACGCTCGCCGTGTAAAGCAGTCGCACGCCACCAAGATCGCTCCGCCCCGCGGCGGCCGCGTGGCAGCACCGAGAGCGAGGCACCGCCCGCCGCGATCACCGCGTGGGGGTCGCCCGGATCCGAGCGGGGCAGGCCCCGTGATCCAGACCATCGACCACCCCGTGTTCGGCGCGCGGTTCGCCTCGCTGCTGCCCGCCCGCACCGGCGTCGCCGTCGGCCTGGCGGTCACCGTGTCGGGCATCGTCGCCCGCATCGGCGACCTGGTCCAGATCGGCCCGGCCGAGCAGCCGGTGCTGGCCGAGGTCGTCGCGCTCGACCACGAGCGCGTGGTGCCCGCCGCCCGGCCCGCTCCCCCGCCGATCCACACCCGTGCGGGCAGGCCGCGCCCACCAGACCCGGGCCACGCCTGCCGGGGGAGGCACTCGCCGAGGTGATCAAACAATCCGCGCGTGACACCCCCAAGCACCCGCGCGGACACCGATCGCCAAGATCGCCCCGCCTCGTGGCCCAGCGAGGCGATCAACCCACGCCTCGACGTGCCACCTCCCGCCACCAGCACCGCGAGTTCACCAGGCTCCGCCGTCGAACCCGCGCCCCCGTCGTGCCACCCCCGCCCGGCCGCTCCGATCAGCCCCTGTCCTCAGACCCGGGTGACGCTCGCTGTGTAGAGCAGTCGCTCGGTGGTCAGGAGGTTCTCGTCGTCGCCGATGAGGCCGAAGACGCCTACCAGCTCGCGCAGCAGTACCACCCGCTCGGTCACCGACAGGTCCGAGGCGCGGGTGATCTCGGCGAGGACGGTGTGGGCGGTGGCGCCCGCGATGTCGGGGAGGCCGCCTTCGGCCAGGAGGCGGGCTTGGCGGACGTGGGTGCGGTGTTCGCCGAGGCGGGTGCGGGTGACCAGGACGTCGTGGGCGTCGGCGGCGCTGGTGGCCAGGATGCGGCGCTCGGGGACGTGGTCGGCGGGCAGGAGGCGGTGCACGTGGGGGCCGCGGTCGTGGGTGAGCAGGTGGAACCAGTCGCCGAGGTTTCCGGCGGTGAGGGCGAACATGCGGCCCAGGTGGTCGCCCAGGCGCAGACGACCCGCCCAGTCGGTGTCGGCTGGCAGGTCGAAGGCGGGGAAGGTGGTGTCGAGCACGCCGGTCGTGGCGCGCGGCAGCAGGTTCCACGCGGCCAGGGCCGGGATGACCCGCTCGCCCACCACCCGGCCGTAGACCAGCACGACCGGGAACCCGCTGAGCGCGCCGCGGATGGCCCACACGTCGGTGTCGAAGTCGCGCAGCGGGCGGTGGACGAGCCTGGGTAACAGCGCCAGGTCGTCGTTCCACGGGCTGGCGGTCCAGGCGCGGCGCAGTGCGACGGCGAACCCGGTGGAGCCGGGGTTGGTGTCCTCGGGTTGGAACGGGGCGATCAGCAGCGCGGGCCGCCTGCCGCCGTCGGTGTGCTCGGCGACCTGTTCGCGCGCCCGCGCCGCCAGTGGGCTGCCGGGCCGTTCCAGCGCGGTGAGGTGGGTGTGCACGACGGTGGTGACCGTGCCGCGGTCCCAGCCCTCGACCCGCCCGGTGGCGCCGAGGAGTTCGCCGCCGACCTCCACCGCCGGGTCGACCCAGTCCAGCGACACCGCCGCCCTGGTCAGTTCGGCCAGCCGGGACCTGCCGCGCCGCCGCGCGGTCGAGGTGCGCGACCGGGCGGCCACCCCGAGCAACTTGTCGGTCTGGCGGACCACCCCGACCAGCCCGGCGACCCTGGCCAACTTGCCCGACTCCACCCAGTCTTCGACCGACACCCGCACCCCACCCGCATTCGCCGCTGACCCGGGTAGTTCGCGCTGGTGGCCCAGGTGTTCCCGCCCGGAGCCC
It includes:
- a CDS encoding class II 3-deoxy-7-phosphoheptulonate synthase — its product is MNWTVDVPVDTLPELPPLPPALRTRLDAALSLPAAQQPEWPDGEQVRQVRTLLESVPPITVPAEIDRLHKRLAEVAHGRAFLLQGGDCAETFADNTEPHIRGNIRTLLQMAVVLTYGASLPVVKVGRIAGQYAKPRSNKTDALGLPVYRGDIVNSLVATPEARVADPSRMVRAYANAGAAMNLLRALTGAGMADLTKVHDWNRDFVRTSPAGERYEALATEIDRGLRFMQACGVEDSSLHSVEVYASHEALLLDYERALLRMDNAGPEAKLYDLSAHFLWIGERTRQLDGAHIAFAELLSNPIGLKIGPTTTPEMAVEYVHRLDPRNEPGRLTLISRMGNGKVREVLPAIVEKVEASGHRVIWQCDPMHGNTHESSTGYKTRHFDRIVDEVQGFFEVHRRLGTHPGGIHVELTGEDVTECLGGAQEISDADLAGRYETACDPRLNTQQSLELAFLVAEMLRS
- a CDS encoding DUF2891 domain-containing protein, giving the protein MTPPQPHSTPALDPETASRLVDTALANIGRDYPVHWVHVIDSPADLVPQRALHPIFAGSLDWHSCVHQTWLAVRLLRSFPQVSAATTTTLDALITGESATVEAEFFGTPNGSFWERPYGWAWLLLLDAECRAWPGGARWAEALLPLVTAVRTRWLDWLGLSRWPIRVGTHTNTAFALSLALDAARATGDTGLETACTAATRRFYLADRDYGGFEPSAADFLSPALTEADLVRRVLPPEEFAGWLDAFLPDLAGPRWTDLRHPVPVDDPTDPHGSHLAGLALSRAWAWRGVAESLPRGHRYVELAADAAGLHREAGWRYVFGFGYAAEHWLGAFAAYLDIGAVA
- a CDS encoding phosphotransferase, which codes for MIRRYGESVRPWLAELPRLLDGLASTWGLALGEPFADGNSAVTLRVSRAGTPLVLKVSPDPAVLDEQVRLMRLYGSRSPEIVEAGAGAVLMELVDGEPRWPDPDRFAALLRDLHAVPDPARHARTDLGAGVANFFPRFTPLGPVTAEHLRRARVLADELVATQAAPVLLHGDLHRDNLLDAGPRGVVVIDPYGTLGEPEFDAVDYLLGESDVSVRLADLISVTSLSPERLERWCRSMSPLIAIGHLRQGQSIAHLNDYLDEL
- a CDS encoding amidase family protein → MDELLWAGADAQARALRDGWVTAPELLELVLRRADHLAGTLNIFRTVYADCAREAAAAAQTRLEAGERLPLLGVPVAVKDDLDVVGDFTAQGGRPQFPVAEQDSAAVANLRAAGAVIVGHTRTPERCLWPFTESKTGGATRNPWHPAYTPGGSSGGSAAAIAAGIVGAATGSDGGGSIRIPATACGVFALKTTRGLISTAPKPEGWQGLSTIGPLGRRVADVGLMLDALADTRGFRSAVDSVPEPTRVALSWRTPLGVPKLAPAWRKAVLDAAATLRSLGHRVIEADPPLGVRPTPQFVIRYLRGVAEDVARLPHPQWLEARTRHIAAIGSRVPDRVLRWARDAEADLHARMAGFTSRHDVVLQPAWTRNPPEVGLFRSANLISTWLGVTARIPYFPTWNVLGYPVAALPVGHDNRGLPVGVQLIGQPGAERLLLSLSAQFEGVRPWATRRPAL
- a CDS encoding TspO/MBR family protein, which produces MVTRSKDWLALLGFGVLSYGVAALGSLATLDNVRGWYASADKPWFTPPNWLFGPVWTVLYGLIAVAAWLVWRRGDRSALGIWGVQLALNLAWTPAFFALRWLWPAFAVILLLDVAVVATIVRFRRTHRVAAWLLVPYLAWILFASLLNAGVAALN
- a CDS encoding 6-phosphofructokinase — its product is MRVGVLTGGGDCPGLNAVIRAVVRKGIEGHGWDVVGFRNGWKGPLEGDLKPIGLDDVEDILTRGGTILGSSRTNPYKVDGGVDRIKAVLAEHGVDALIAIGGEDTLGVAKRLTDDGVGVVGVPKTIDNDLGATDYTFGFDTAVHIATEAIDRLRTTAESHHRALVVEVMGRHAGWIALHSGLAGGANVILVPEREFSVAKVIEWVERRFERQYAPIIVVAEGALPEGGNEVLLTGEKDAFGHVRLGGIGTWLAEEIAAKTGKESRAVVLGHTQRGGTPTAYDRVLATRFGLHAVDAVADGDFGVMVALKGTDIVRVKLAEATAELKTVPLERYSEAEVFFG
- a CDS encoding polyadenylate-specific 3'-exoribonuclease AS, with translation MRYFYDTEFIEDGTTIDLVSIGVVDEDGREFYAVSTEFDPDKAGPWVRANVLDKLPPPADKSWCDRAELRRRLLEFLTPPRAKDKIELWAWFGAYDHVAIGQLWGAMPALPRSIPRFTRELRQRWEDVGKPTLPPPPDDAHDALADARHNLVRWRVIDERWRMRNGQ